Part of the Prevotella communis genome is shown below.
CTTTTTCCAATCTAATATTCCACAACGTCTTGCCTTTATAACTGAAATATTTTGGGCCTTGGTAGGCTTCGCTTTTATTATGCATTTTTTCAGGCAGGTATGTGCCGCAGAACGCAGATAAACTCCAAAGACGCCCATCGTATTCTACCTTATTTTTGCCAGCTACCTTAACTGGCAAATGTAGAGCATCAAAGATAATCTCATCGCCAACTGTTAGACCAACCATCGAAAAATCGAAAGGTGGACGCTGCTCTTTCTTTTGGTCTACCTGTTTGATGACTACCTCCATAACTGGATATACTTGATGGGGTTCTCCATTCTCATACTTCATTACTACGGCATCAGGTGATAATTGAGCAAGGTCGAGCATAATTTCCAAAGCTAGAGACGGTTCAAGATTAAAGAACTCTCTGTTTTG
Proteins encoded:
- a CDS encoding GIY-YIG nuclease family protein, yielding MATKETGYVYILTNPSFREDWVKIGKSSRPVDVRSKELDNTAVPLPFDIYATMQTEKYSEAEKAIHKQIDRLTDRRIRQNREFFNLEPSLALEIMLDLAQLSPDAVVMKYENGEPHQVYPVMEVVIKQVDQKKEQRPPFDFSMVGLTVGDEIIFDALHLPVKVAGKNKVEYDGRLWSLSAFCGTYLPEKMHNKSEAYQGPKYFSYKGKTLWNIRLEKEKE